The DNA sequence TTGATCAGGTGTGGTTTGAAATGCGCGTCAAGAATTATGAGATATCACTGGTTTGGACTCCTCTGATAACCAGGAGGTTTAAATTACCTTTCCAGCAGTAGTTTTGCCCTTAAGGCGAGCCATGAGATTGCCGCTGTCCAAATCGCTATCGGAGTCGTCGCTGCTCAGAGCGGTCTTTCTTTTCTGGGCGGGTTTCTTCTGAACGACAGCAGGGCTGGAATCGTCCGAATCACTGGAGGTCACTTTAACAGCTGTAGGCTTCTTGACGGCTTTTGTTTTTTTAGGACTCGTCTTGGAAAGAGCATCAAGGATTGAAGGCTGTTTGGAGTCTGCAAGGATGAAACCAAagaaaaattgccattttgtataTCACTATAGatttacaaaacaaacacatcTGGTTGCGGAAACGGATAATCTAAAGCAGGGGTTTCATGCCTTTTAATGGCGGGGACCCCATATATGATAAACCTTTAGTGAGAGACAAGTTCCtaagataatacattttataaataataatatatttttataaagaaacattaaaacagttatataaataataattgtgagattataaaaagggcaaattgtttacaaacttaaataaTTGGCTCCACAGACTTGTttgtttttcctttaaaaatttGAAAGACcccagtaaaaaaaaaacattgatctAAACAGCTTACTGCAAAGGTATGAGCATTTTTTAATACCTGCAGCTTTCTTCTTTGGAGCAGCACTCGTCTTCTTTGCGGCAGGTTTCTTGGCGGCTCCTTCGGCCGCTTTTTTTACCGTCTTCCCTTCAGCTTTTGCTGGAGGTTTAGTGACCGGCTCTTGGCTGACCTCAGGATAAGCTAGTTTAACAGACAAAGTTAACAAATCAGACTTGCAAGGTCATTAAAAACCGAGATGAAGAAAAACAATCTCAATGCAGAAATGTTGCACTTACAGCTGGGCTTGCTGACAGCTTCCTTTTTCTCAGCCTTTGGTTTACTGGCCTTTACTGGTGCTTTTTTCCTAAATAAAAGTAGGAGAATTTTATTCTGCATCCATAAAACTGAACAATAAAGCAcaattttgcagaaaaaaaaaggaaaagttCATATGAATTATTTAGTTACATTGTGCTAAATAGTTATACGTGCAAGTAGTCTGTATATAATACATAAGAGTTAGAAGATCACAAGGGGAAGTAACAGATGTTGAAGTCTTTGAGGAGGTTGAGGTGATCTTACGTGGGTTTGGGTTGAGGGGAGTCAATATCACTGTCTTGAGCTTCGGGCTCTGGATTGAAGGACTCGTCGTcgtcgtcatcatcatcatcaatgGTTGCACGCTTTGGTTTACTGCTCGTCACCCAGTCATCAAACTCATCTTCACTGCTTGACAGACTGTACTTCTTTTCAACCGCGGCTGAAAGCAGcacaagtttacatttttaggtttgctttttatataaaaactTGTTAATGAGTCATGGAGTTGTTGTAAATACatcatgtaacattaaaaagaaCACGAACAAGATCTGCACCTTTACGTTGTCTCTTATCTCTTGGAGCCACTTCTTCAGCTATGACTTCCATATCAGAGACTGACTCCTCATCTTCGTCTTCATCATCATCTGAAAAGgcatttttcttcttcttctgcaTTGGTTTAAAGTTGAGGGTGGTCTGCTTGCCTGTCTTTGAGCCTGAGACGGACACAAGATTAAACATCTTGATTGGTCTCTCACAACATTACATCCACCAGATCGACCCAAAGtaaatacagggttcccacaccttgataaacttcaaattcaagaactttccagccgtaaaacccaggctttaaggagaaaaaagtggatcacggactacgtttccctctagtggacgcagttctactaataggagtactataaaaagttgcctgtttccacttttttctccttaaaggctgggttttacggctcgaaagcttataaaaaacttatttctgggttctttggcttgttagctgtatatattgtcacacagcagcttttaggcattattctgttttttgttaaaagccagaaatgacaaggaggcagcctctcgcaatacaaagtcaatggagacggttggattgtttccccccctggtgggcgtggttttcaggttatgacgcgctgcgctctgtctctattgtcGTACAAGTTTTTATTGAAAGATTAATGTGTAAGAAACTTGCTGACAAACCGAAAGCGTGGACTGTTAGTGTTGTGCTCCTAAAAACCTGGGTGAGAAATGTGGTGTGTAATAACTCTAATGTGAATGTGATCTTACCCTTGTCTTTGACCGTCTCTTTCTTGATCTTCTTGGTGAGTCTTGCAGCCAGTCCCACATCAGAGCCATCAGCTGCAGCATCTGCATCCTCATCAAACTCCATCTTCATTACCACATCCGCCTTCTGAAAACATCCCAAACACAAACCATCAGCATAAAtcaaaaacatatttcaaacATCTATTCAGACTGGCCTCAGATAACAAAGTGATGCATATTGCTAAAAATGTCTACACAAAAGCATTTTAGGGAACCTGAAAAAGCATAACTGTGGTGTAACTGACTCCagaattattaaaaattaaatgtgaagCCAAGATGACTTAACACATTGAATTTTCTCTGCATTGCAGCTAGACAACATTTACATTAATAATTAACTCCAGACTGTTGACTTGGAGGGGGAGGTCTAAAAAGCGATTTCATgaattctgacttattaacactgtttaagagttagattcctcatgctaaacatgcaGTGTTAAAAAAAGCTAGTTAAAATGTGTAACAGTATTTGTGCTAAATGCACCTCGCCAGGGTTCgcacaagtttcggaaagttttttcaaACATAAGATTCATACATAATCTTGCTTTTACTTTTAGGGGCAATTTCAGTGCAGCAGGAAgcacagtggaagtccttatatgggcacggTTTATACAGGGTAGCTGCAGAGTTGTGCGTGTGTAAAGCCCGGTAAACACAGTGCGATTTTAAATAGTCCTTTAGGATTGTTGCTTGCCACACTGTGCGATAAGGATTGTGGTAAAGTCCATGTCACACAGTATGATTTCAAtttccatcaatgtcagactgtatgagtttaaagactttttaaaagTTGGACACACGCAAACAAATGCGCCAGTTTTACGTCATCGATCGACGACGGCTGGGCAAACACACGCTGAAGCGAAGGCTAGCAAACAGAAACAACATCTATAGCGTTAattttaaacatgatttgtcTCAAGCATATAAAAAAACGGAGTACCTGGCTTTTGTATTTCCAGCGCAATTTCTCTCAAGTTTGCGTCATTTTTTCAAACTAGCGATCAAAAACAGCAGATTTTAGCCTAGGATTCCAGGAATCTTATAGGATTTCGAAATTTGTCAATTggcaaactgaaaacaacttgcattgacatcttaaaattcatcagtgccctttgttttgccttaaaatgcacagaagtaatgtttttagtaaggcatgtttgttatatttcctacttggcctagtcctggtttaagataatccctgtctgggaagcCACCCCATAGTGTTTCTGCTCATCTCATGTTAAtaacaaaattacttaaaatcacaCATCAAGTGAAGCACAGTCATACTAAAATGACTAAATTACTCAAATTTGACCATGTCACATGTCCAAAAACACTTGCCAACATAAATagcaaaaatgcattaatgagcTACAGTGAATCAAGTTAAAAGTCCAGCACATGCACCTTTACAGTTTTGCCACGTTTGGCTCCCTCCTTCTTGGCAGCCTGGTCCTTCATTGTGCTGGTGATGCGAGGGATAACACGGCGGCCCTGCGGGGTGGGCATCGTCTCAGTCTTCACTTTCACCGGCTTTGATTTGCCCACTTTCCCCTTCACCTGAGGCACCGCGTTCTGAGATTCAATCTCCTTCTGCTCCAAACgctacacaaacacaaaacaatacAAGACATGCATAAATGCAACGCTTttaaacatacagtactgtgtgttttGCAgttgctttaatccaaagtgacaGAGCATTGCATTCATAGCAGCACtgaggttgtgggtttgatcccagggaaaACACAGTGATAACagtgatgcagagatatagctcttgcaaaaacggttaataaggtattctcattggttgctagggagtgaattggcaaccaccaatgattatactccaaaccatgaaaggaataatccatgatgactcaagGTTTTAGATGTACTGTTGCAGTAATTTTAGGCAAAAAATACCATATTCAaactcaaaaccactaggtggcgcaatgacaaaattgtgcatgcaacctccagtcataactgttttacatgtagctagtttcatgactatacactttagtttagtgaagaaacagttgtatgaccatagggctggctttaaatcaaaagttttgttcaattataatgccaactagtggtgcaagcatagaATATTTTTGTGTAGTCTCAgactgtgctcatacatcagcttatcaaatctggtgaaaaaatctcttttcgttgcgaagttataaccatttatgtgtaaaaaatacaaaatttaaaggtaatttttcgttttttgcaattttcggccatttctgatggaaattttaatataatgccaatagaactttttgttcagaaggtaaggttagtttcttcctatgttgttttcgagtcgatcagaattacgctcgcggagatattcgcgcgtgttttttaagcgctattttgccgcacagggttaaccgtaaggcgaattctggcatgtttggtatcgttggactaggcaactattcagaactccaaagaaacaagtcccgtgaaaatacgtcaatcggagccaaagttataggcgtgtaaaacCTAagcctgaccactaggtggcgctgcaacgaaactgtgcatgcacccatagttcctgactggcatctcaagtaccaagtttcgtgtcaatatgcctaagtttggcgaagatacaacctaaaagctgtttttttgcgctctacttCAAATTCTTTGaagcgctatacgacaacggattggtttatcaaaattcttttaataactttttgccttgagtgtctctagatgctgcataccgatttttgtggcaatcggttaaaaactctaggacgagttcgcaaaagtaggttttacgaataattcaaaatggcggaaaaattttcatgacggaaaatgacgtcatagggtccaatcgaatcggcttgagccaaggaatcagaggaaacaagaattttgtttctaggacatacggatcagaagttataagcaaacacgtaagtgcaactttggactgttggtggcgctagcgggttagacatagagactccaaatttgctgtggataatatttggactgtcctttatcagtgtgccaaatttcataactttcctacgtacggttctatgggctgccatagaccgcaatggaacaggaagaagaataatatgtaagaaaaagaaaaagaagaaaactaacggatacaataggggtcttcgcccattctgggcttgacccctaatgaATGCACAGCATTGGTCAATACATTAATTTTAAGGACTTTAAGGCTGTTTGTTATCAGGGATCAGATCTGGACCTGACTCACAGTTTGACTAGCAGATTATATGTGGAAAAACAAACACTAGTGGTTCACCAGTCGTCTTAGCTAGATCAATGTCAAGTTTACCTCCAGTTCTTCAGTAAATGCTGCCAGATCCGCTTTCCAAAGATCAGCTGGCTCCTTCCTCTTCAGCGTGTTCAACTCTGTCATCTGCAGAACAGACAAAGAACCTTCAACACCGCTGTCATATCAAACACCAGCTCTGTGATTTCCTCAAACACACACTCGTGGGCACCTTAGCATCCCTCTGTTTGCACAGCTCATCTTTCTTCTCCTTGGTCAGGAACCACATGGGCATGCTGAGCAGATAGTTATAATCAGGACCAGATGTGTCCTCTTCTTTCTCCTCCTCATCCTCTCCGGCGTCCACCTCTGCATCCtgacaaacacatacacacttaCTGCCGTGCATGTAGATGTAGGTGTGGTCGGCAGCAGCGTACAAGCATCTCATTGGCTGAATGCAGGTGACATGGGCTTACCTTCTCCTGAGCTTCTTTCCAAGCTTTGACAGGGTCAGAGTCATAACCCATCTCCTGGAGCATACGAATCAGCTCCTTCTTGGGtttattttctaaaaaataacaaaagcttaatttttttcaatttaaataaagttgacAGTAAATGACTGTGcattaaaatcaaatcaaatatcaATAATGCCTGCAATTTCTCTTCTTAAAGTTTAATACAACTTTCCTAAAAGGTTTTTTGCCAACGTTTTGCAATATACCAGCAAACAGAGGCAAAAAGGGACTCTCaactttaaagtgcacctatttcattgctagaAAGcgacgttattttgtgtatttggtagaATGCAACGTGtccgcgtggtttatggttaaaaaaacacattattttgattatgataatgtcgttcTTGTCTACAATACCAATCCcatgaagtaaactgttgcctacaatgcGTGTTTGTTGAAGTCCAAGAAAACAGACTtatgttggagatgataactagcgtcattgtttactttggggtttgtaccttttgcatagcGTTAACATGGACTAAtatacacttacacaccaaaggaaatgtaaaattgtgaaatcggaccataggtgctctttaacatttCATTAAGATTTTTTGTGCAGCCCATGAATCTGTCTCAATCTCATGAGGTATTAATTTAGAAACCAACAAAAGGAGAACAGAAATTAAGCCTCACCAATGACCAGCGTTCCCTGGATCTTCTCAAGAATGAATCGGGCCTGGTTGGAGAGTCTAGCACTCTCGGCTCCCAGCATTCCCAGCAGCCAGTCTTTCCTGAGGACGTAATACTTCATCCTGAGCTCAAAGAAGTCTTTCAGGATCTCCTGAACTGAATCGTACTTCTTCAGACTCCCCACGTGATCGAACAACACCTGCAATGAGGATTAGACAGTGATAATTTGTCTCATTCCGTTCTTGTCCATTatacttaaataaaattaacaatAGCAATCAGAGGAACGTTGCTGAACAAGATGCGAGTTTACCATGGAGTTACAGGTGAGAAGGTTCTGTAGTTTGAAGACTTTGTGTAGTCCAGCGGCCTCTGCCTCTCTCAGCCGGTCTTCAGTCATCTTGACGACGAATCGTACGGTGGTGTCCGTGTGATACTCTTTATAATCGGTGATCAGAGCAGGAACCTTCTCTGTGCCGTTCACCATCACCTCCAGCACGTTCTCCTTATAGGTCTGACACAGATTAAATCACACTGATAATCATGTCCCCATTTACGGAAACATACATCTGTGCTCAGTTAAGTACTGCAAGATACAAAATAAAGATTTAAGAGTTCACAAACCTGAGTCCAAGTTTTGACAGGCAGCTCTGTGATCTCAATGGTGGTTGAGTCGATGATAGCCACCTCTCCATTATTCACATACTGATTCTTGGTCAGTTCTTCAATTGAGCCTTTGAAACCCTTGTAACTGGGCAGCTAGATGTACAAGAGCATAACATAAGACATAAACATTGCACTATAAAATACGACACTAACATTTTCGATACACATGCAACACTAACCATGGGAAGAGGATCTTCTCCATTGAGCAGGCGGTGGATATTATTGATGATCTCACGAACGTCGTAGTTGGGGATGCGGCTGGCCCATCCTGTGCCGATGCCTTCGCCTCCATTGGCCAGCACCAGGGGGATGATGGGAATGTACCACTCAGGCTCCACACGCAGATTATCATCATAGTTGTACTTGAGCAGGTTATCATCCACCGGAGGGAACAGCAGACGAGCCAATGGACTGAATGTTTCATTGGAAAAGGTTTTTTAACAGCATAATTTATGCAGTAGGTTATGAAATTTATTTTCTGCAGTACATGTGCTATGTTTATTTCTGACAATCCATTACATTGACCTCACAGTTTTTCTGTATTATAGTTGAGATGTATGAACAATCAGAAACAGTGGAGGCACAACCTTGTTATCTCAGCATAACACCAAAACAGTGACAGTCAATATTCAAAGACAAACTCAAACTACATTGACCAAATTTAAGTGTTTATTAATAGCAAAAGTCAATAACTGGCTGCACGCATGTACCTGAGCATGGTGAAGATGTATCTGGGACTGGCCGAGTCTTTGCCTCCATGCAGACGTGTGCCAAACTGACCCTGAGGTTGGAGCAAGTTCAGGTTATTACTGCCCACAAAGTTTTGGGCAAGTCCAATGATGGTCATCATGAGAGAGCTCTGAGAAAGAGAAAAGCAGATTTAATATTAGATAATCAAAAGCGGTTATTAAGTAAAATGACACGACCGAAAGTTTCACCTCGCCGTGATGGTACGCTGACATCTCAGCTACTGAACCAGCCAACTGAGCGACCTTCACTTCTCTCTTATCGTTCCTCTTAAAACAGCTAAACATAACCTTCCTCTGTCCCGGCTTCAGTCCTGAAACACACATCATATATACATACTTTCATTTGTATTAAGGAAAATTTGCATTGCAAAGGTTGGGAGCTATGTAGGGCATGGGACCGAGccttgataaaaaaaacaagccTTACCGTCCACTAGGCAGGGGATGGACCTCTCATTGTCAGAGTTGGAGAACTGCACAAGTTCTTTATTGATGAAATCGTGATAGCTGAGTGACTTGGTCTGCTGTCCATACAGATACTCCTGCACAAAGCAAACAAGGAAATTTTGAATGGCACACAAATACATCAAAATATCTCTATGTTATCAATGTAATATAATTCGGTACCTCAGGCAGGTTGTGTTCTCTGCGTTGTCGTCTGTTGATCATAAAGCTTGTCAGCCACTCCTTTCTCTCATCCACCTTCTTCTTACTAAAGGCCTGCAAGTACACAATGTTCACAATATAATTTTTAACCCCAATTTCAATGAAAAAGTAGCCACTTTcagcaaaagtatttgaaaaAGGCATGTTTTCTCAATGTGGAAAGATTTTTTGTATATTCATATGGCCGTTATCCACCCACACTTATTAAAATGTCTTTACGTATAAGAAAAGGCCATGCAGAAACTTCATGAaccataaaataataattatgcaacTGATTAAACGGTTAAACCTTAACTTAACACTTACTCTATACTAGATTCACAACCACAAATACCAGGTCGAAATAAACACTGCACAGAAAACTGGTTAACTGACGCAGTATTTATGAAACCTTATGGCCAATAAAAGTGCAAATCATTGAAAGACCAAACCATTACTAATAAAGATGTGCTTACAAGGGTGATAGCTTCATCGTCGGCAGGCCCGGAGTACTTAAAGGGGATTCGATGTCTCGCCATATCCGAAAAATACTCTTTGGCCTCCTTAGATGTGCTGGTACCCAAACCTGGagatagacaaacagaaaacTACACATGAGGCAGATGCATTTCAATCCACTTTATTAAAAATCACCCAGTGTGTTTTTGACCAGTCTCACTGTCTGTGACCATCCTTCACAtctcacacgcacacagacatcAAGTAAAAACGATGCTTACGTGTGTCAGCATACTACCACAGGTGTTTAAGACAAACCTTTGTAGTATTTGATCTTCCAGGATTTGATGTTACTCTGCTTCTCCTTCCACTCTGTGAATTCTGGGATACTGTAGAAAGAAAGTTCCTGCTTCTTATTGGACGCCTGTGAAGTGACAATGGAAAGTAAGACACCTGCACAagtataaaaaatgtttaacttgcCATCTATGATGCAAACACCTGGCATTTACCTTGATGATGGGGGTAATGAACTCCTCCAGGAAGTTGTGGTGCAGCAGTGAGGGCCAGTTATGATGGATGAAATTGATGAGCAGACCTTTAATGTGAGACCCATCCTGATCCTGTGTAAGGCAAAATATCACTCAGCATTACAAACTCTACATCAGCCACGTGCGCTGTGATGGATGTATGGTGATGGCGTCTGACCTGATCTGTCATTATCATAAGTTTGCCATAGCGCAGAGTCTTGAGAGACTCTGGGTCACTGTAGTTCTTCCTGTACTGCAGACCCACGATCTTTATGATGTTATTGATCTCAGCATTCTCCATAATCTAAAGAAACACAACATAAGGGACATAAATAAATTAGTTATTAAAGCAAAAAGTTGCTTTTGGAGAACAGTCTTGTTCTTAAGGCTAACAAACTTGAACTAACTTTCCATTTAAAGACCTTGTATAATACAAAtcaatgaaataaatgtatttgtcttttaaatTTGACTACAGACCTGTTTGTGTGTTGCCTCCCGAACGTTGAGGATTTTACCCCGCAGAGGGAAGACCCCGTAGCGATCCCGTCCCACCACACCCAGACCGGACACGGCCAGAGTTTTGGCCGAGTCTCCTTCAGTAAGGATCAGCGTGCAGCCAGAGGAATTCTTCCCACCTGAAACCAGACCAACTTTAAATTAACATCATCCTAATAGACACTTAACACACAGAATAAACCTCTATCGCTGTCTTACCCGCGTCGTTGGCGTCATCCAGTTTTGGCACACCCTTAATCTTTGTGTGCTTGACAGCAGAGCACTTCTTGTTGAGTTGAGTCTGGGCTTTAAACTTCACCCAGTTCATAATGCTCTCCACAATGCCACAGCTATTAGCCTATGAAACAGACAGTTTCAAGTAATCTCTTggcaaaacaaacatttacaatAACTATTCCTTTACATTACACATTTAAGCAAAGTTTTGGCTTTGCAGGTGCACGCTGATGTGCCATTTCTCACCTGTTTAATAAACTGGCTAGTCAGAGAGCAGGTGGATCCGAAGCTCTTCTGCTGTAGGGTCATGTTCTCTTTGGTTTGAGAGTCAAAGCTGGGATTCTCAATCAGACAGTTCACAAACAGCCACATGTGGTTTTTCACCTGCACACAAAATGAAAGAGCACGTTACATTAATAGCTTGAAAAATGAACAGTGAGATGAAAGAAAAGTAGTCTGCTGAACATCTAGAtgtacctgaaaaggtttgacgGTCACTCCAGCCTTATTCTTTTTCTTCACCACCTCAATCAGCTTGGACACAATCTGGTCGGCAACATAATCTATGTGCCTGCCACcctaaaacaaacacatcatCATGAAACCcccaaattaaattaataaggAGCGTAACACACTCCACTCACGGTTTAAAACAATACACcaatgacacaatataacagtattctttttttcttaaacaccatGCAAGCTTCTAAGGCTATATTCATAGC is a window from the Misgurnus anguillicaudatus chromosome 4, ASM2758022v2, whole genome shotgun sequence genome containing:
- the top2a gene encoding DNA topoisomerase 2-alpha isoform X1, which codes for MAATEGPLKSLFENKALSKAKKDDKRLSVERIYQKKTQLEHILLRPDTYIGSVEPVTQQMWVFDDDVGMNCRDVTFVPGLYKIFDEILVNAADNKQRDKTMNCIKVNIDSENNTISVWNNGKGIPVVEHKVEKVYVPALIFGQLLTSSNYDDDQKKVTGGRNGYGAKLCNIFSTKFTVETACRESKQCFKQTWFDNMGRAGECKIKPFDGDDYTCITFQPDLTKFKMQALDKDTVALLTRRAYDIAGSSKGVRVFLNGKKLPISGFRSYVDLYVKDKVDETGCPLKIVHEGVNERWEVCLTLSDKGFQQVSFVNSIATTKGGRHIDYVADQIVSKLIEVVKKKNKAGVTVKPFQVKNHMWLFVNCLIENPSFDSQTKENMTLQQKSFGSTCSLTSQFIKQANSCGIVESIMNWVKFKAQTQLNKKCSAVKHTKIKGVPKLDDANDAGGKNSSGCTLILTEGDSAKTLAVSGLGVVGRDRYGVFPLRGKILNVREATHKQIMENAEINNIIKIVGLQYRKNYSDPESLKTLRYGKLMIMTDQDQDGSHIKGLLINFIHHNWPSLLHHNFLEEFITPIIKASNKKQELSFYSIPEFTEWKEKQSNIKSWKIKYYKGLGTSTSKEAKEYFSDMARHRIPFKYSGPADDEAITLAFSKKKVDERKEWLTSFMINRRQRREHNLPEEYLYGQQTKSLSYHDFINKELVQFSNSDNERSIPCLVDGLKPGQRKVMFSCFKRNDKREVKVAQLAGSVAEMSAYHHGESSLMMTIIGLAQNFVGSNNLNLLQPQGQFGTRLHGGKDSASPRYIFTMLSPLARLLFPPVDDNLLKYNYDDNLRVEPEWYIPIIPLVLANGGEGIGTGWASRIPNYDVREIINNIHRLLNGEDPLPMLPSYKGFKGSIEELTKNQYVNNGEVAIIDSTTIEITELPVKTWTQTYKENVLEVMVNGTEKVPALITDYKEYHTDTTVRFVVKMTEDRLREAEAAGLHKVFKLQNLLTCNSMVLFDHVGSLKKYDSVQEILKDFFELRMKYYVLRKDWLLGMLGAESARLSNQARFILEKIQGTLVIENKPKKELIRMLQEMGYDSDPVKAWKEAQEKDAEVDAGEDEEEKEEDTSGPDYNYLLSMPMWFLTKEKKDELCKQRDAKMTELNTLKRKEPADLWKADLAAFTEELERLEQKEIESQNAVPQVKGKVGKSKPVKVKTETMPTPQGRRVIPRITSTMKDQAAKKEGAKRGKTVKKADVVMKMEFDEDADAAADGSDVGLAARLTKKIKKETVKDKGSKTGKQTTLNFKPMQKKKKNAFSDDDEDEDEESVSDMEVIAEEVAPRDKRQRKAAVEKKYSLSSSEDEFDDWVTSSKPKRATIDDDDDDDDESFNPEPEAQDSDIDSPQPKPTKKAPVKASKPKAEKKEAVSKPSSYPEVSQEPVTKPPAKAEGKTVKKAAEGAAKKPAAKKTSAAPKKKAADSKQPSILDALSKTSPKKTKAVKKPTAVKVTSSDSDDSSPAVVQKKPAQKRKTALSSDDSDSDLDSGNLMARLKGKTTAGKKAKSWDDDDSFELDEKVTTSSAAPRSRAARPTKPVTYTLDSDSDEDY
- the top2a gene encoding DNA topoisomerase 2-alpha isoform X2, whose translation is MAATEGPLKSLFENKALSKAKKDDKRLSVERIYQKKTQLEHILLRPDTYIGSVEPVTQQMWVFDDDVGMNCRDVTFVPGLYKIFDEILVNAADNKQRDKTMNCIKVNIDSENNTISVWNNGKGIPVVEHKVEKVYVPALIFGQLLTSSNYDDDQKKVTGGRNGYGAKLCNIFSTKFTVETACRESKQCFKQTWFDNMGRAGECKIKPFDGDDYTCITFQPDLTKFKMQALDKDTVALLTRRAYDIAGSSKGVRVFLNGKKLPISGFRSYVDLYVKDKVDETGCPLKIVHEGVNERWEVCLTLSDKGFQQVSFVNSIATTKGGRHIDYVADQIVSKLIEVVKKKNKAGVTVKPFQVKNHMWLFVNCLIENPSFDSQTKENMTLQQKSFGSTCSLTSQFIKQANSCGIVESIMNWVKFKAQTQLNKKCSAVKHTKIKGVPKLDDANDAGGKNSSGCTLILTEGDSAKTLAVSGLGVVGRDRYGVFPLRGKILNVREATHKQIMENAEINNIIKIVGLQYRKNYSDPESLKTLRYGKLMIMTDQDQDGSHIKGLLINFIHHNWPSLLHHNFLEEFITPIIKASNKKQELSFYSIPEFTEWKEKQSNIKSWKIKYYKGLGTSTSKEAKEYFSDMARHRIPFKYSGPADDEAITLAFSKKKVDERKEWLTSFMINRRQRREHNLPEEYLYGQQTKSLSYHDFINKELVQFSNSDNERSIPCLVDGLKPGQRKVMFSCFKRNDKREVKVAQLAGSVAEMSAYHHGESSLMMTIIGLAQNFVGSNNLNLLQPQGQFGTRLHGGKDSASPRYIFTMLSPLARLLFPPVDDNLLKYNYDDNLRVEPEWYIPIIPLVLANGGEGIGTGWASRIPNYDVREIINNIHRLLNGEDPLPMLPSYKGFKGSIEELTKNQYVNNGEVAIIDSTTIEITELPVKTWTQTYKENVLEVMVNGTEKVPALITDYKEYHTDTTVRFVVKMTEDRLREAEAAGLHKVFKLQNLLTCNSMVLFDHVGSLKKYDSVQEILKDFFELRMKYYVLRKDWLLGMLGAESARLSNQARFILEKIQGTLVIENKPKKELIRMLQEMGYDSDPVKAWKEAQEKDAEVDAGEDEEEKEEDTSGPDYNYLLSMPMWFLTKEKKDELCKQRDAKMTELNTLKRKEPADLWKADLAAFTEELERLEQKEIESQNAVPQVKGKVGKSKPVKVKTETMPTPQGRRVIPRITSTMKDQAAKKEGAKRGKTVKADVVMKMEFDEDADAAADGSDVGLAARLTKKIKKETVKDKGSKTGKQTTLNFKPMQKKKKNAFSDDDEDEDEESVSDMEVIAEEVAPRDKRQRKAAVEKKYSLSSSEDEFDDWVTSSKPKRATIDDDDDDDDESFNPEPEAQDSDIDSPQPKPTKKAPVKASKPKAEKKEAVSKPSSYPEVSQEPVTKPPAKAEGKTVKKAAEGAAKKPAAKKTSAAPKKKAADSKQPSILDALSKTSPKKTKAVKKPTAVKVTSSDSDDSSPAVVQKKPAQKRKTALSSDDSDSDLDSGNLMARLKGKTTAGKKAKSWDDDDSFELDEKVTTSSAAPRSRAARPTKPVTYTLDSDSDEDY